From Algoriphagus sp. NG3, the proteins below share one genomic window:
- the araD1 gene encoding AraD1 family protein, translating into MENKIRLVQLRHPSQGRRIALVQEPNLTLLSNTNSVYQLALQALDQNKKIKDLIMDNLSGEHLVYDSIYEGNSEWKLLPSFDHPDSPFACMVSGTGLTHHNSALNRQMMHGGSDTEEKPTDSLKMYEMGVKGGSPVNGEVGVQPEWFYKGNGAVLRAHGETLTVPYFGNDGGEEPEIAGIYIIDRSGKPWRIGFTTGNEFSDHVMEKMNYLYLAPSKIRTCAIGPELVIDVDFESYSGEVSVSRASEPIWSSAINTGQKNMCHNLANLEFHHFKYDSHRIPLQAHVHFYGADAFSFGNKILLENGDSMSVVWNGMGRALVNPIAVVSPDNPEFPVIGTL; encoded by the coding sequence ATGGAGAATAAAATAAGACTAGTCCAACTCAGACATCCTTCCCAGGGACGTAGAATTGCACTAGTGCAAGAGCCTAATTTAACTCTTCTAAGCAACACCAATTCCGTTTACCAACTTGCCTTGCAGGCTTTGGATCAGAATAAAAAAATCAAAGATTTGATTATGGATAATTTATCAGGAGAACACTTGGTTTATGATTCCATATATGAAGGAAACAGCGAGTGGAAATTATTGCCCTCATTTGATCATCCTGATTCCCCGTTTGCCTGTATGGTCTCAGGCACGGGATTGACTCACCATAACAGTGCCTTGAACCGGCAAATGATGCATGGCGGCAGCGACACTGAAGAAAAACCTACAGACAGCCTGAAAATGTATGAAATGGGGGTGAAGGGAGGCAGCCCGGTAAATGGTGAAGTCGGTGTTCAGCCTGAATGGTTTTATAAAGGTAACGGAGCTGTGTTAAGGGCACATGGAGAAACACTCACTGTTCCCTACTTCGGCAATGATGGCGGGGAAGAACCTGAGATAGCTGGAATTTATATTATTGATAGGTCGGGAAAGCCTTGGAGGATTGGTTTCACCACAGGCAATGAATTCTCCGATCATGTCATGGAAAAGATGAATTACCTCTACCTGGCCCCATCCAAAATCAGGACCTGTGCAATCGGCCCTGAACTCGTTATTGATGTGGATTTCGAAAGCTACTCTGGCGAAGTCTCCGTATCCCGGGCTTCTGAGCCTATCTGGAGTTCGGCAATCAATACAGGACAAAAGAACATGTGTCATAATCTGGCCAACCTGGAGTTTCATCATTTCAAATACGACTCCCATAGAATTCCGCTTCAGGCTCATGTCCATTTTTACGGAGCTGATGCTTTTAGCTTTGGAAATAAGATTCTATTGGAAAATGGTGATTCTATGAGCGTAGTGTGGAATGGAATGGGAAGAGCTTTGGTAAATCCTATAGCAGTAGTATCGCCCGACAATCCAGAATTCCCGGTGATTGGGACATTATAA
- a CDS encoding ABC transporter permease, with the protein MSKRQPAPPKLFLHFFRWFCHPRMLDYIEGDLIEVYERNFKILGKRKADWKFILDVLLLFRPGIIRPRKPYQNLTPYGMYRSYFKIGWRTILRNKEYTFINIAGLALSVTCCILIFALVKHHLSFDDFHENKDRIYRVVTEQHRETVSFVNSVPSPLGEVLRENHTYGEQVARMYHESDAVISFERNGVLQMIKEPNGFAFTESSFFEIFDFPLVMGSIKTALSEPNTAIITERLAKKYFGEQDPVGQVISYDNFLPFTITAVLEDFLENTDIKPEIFVSYSTLKDFNPWLASDHAWGGISSGMYCYTLLRPGVSPAEVEEALKPYVKQFRPESKNVHHYKLQALSDIHFNGKYGGAIEKSDIGILIAIGIFLLLTACVNFVNLATAQALKRSKEVGVRKVLGSFRGQLFWQFIVETAIISTISILIAFVASLALVPYVNDFFSVRIPDNFFADSTLLLFIFGLNILITLLAGCYPALILTGFKPIQALKGKLSMQQLGGFNTRRSLIVAQFAISQVLIIGVIVIMNQLRFTRQAELGFDKESILMVSLGDDSLNTMNVLKNEFLRLPGIEKVSLCYQAPASDNSWNNSIRFGADTEEVNFLTNMKLADSDYIPTFDLELLAGRNLTPSDTVREMVVNEAMLQSLGFTSYEEALGEMVYANGGNMKGPIVGVIRNFHDRSLHQGISATIITTASGMYSNFAIKINGNSVKSTLEEIQQLWEEQYPNKLFEYSFLDDNIAQFYEAEDTLLRGIQFFSTIAIFIGCMGLYGLISFMISQKTKEVGIRKVMGGGVMHIIWLFGQEFIRLILIAFLIAAPIGWWFMNGWLQDFEFKIQLDLWTFVSAIAVSILIAALTVGYQVLRVAYINPVLSLKTE; encoded by the coding sequence ATGAGTAAGCGACAACCCGCCCCACCAAAACTTTTCCTCCACTTCTTCCGATGGTTCTGCCATCCGAGGATGCTGGATTACATCGAAGGTGATCTTATCGAGGTTTATGAGAGAAATTTTAAAATCCTGGGAAAGCGTAAAGCGGACTGGAAGTTTATCCTGGATGTGCTTTTACTTTTCCGGCCGGGCATCATTCGCCCTAGAAAACCTTATCAAAATTTAACCCCCTATGGTATGTACAGAAGTTATTTCAAAATCGGCTGGAGGACTATTTTAAGAAACAAGGAATATACCTTCATCAATATCGCCGGGTTGGCACTAAGTGTCACCTGCTGTATCTTGATTTTCGCATTGGTGAAGCATCACTTGAGTTTTGATGATTTTCATGAAAATAAGGATAGAATCTACCGTGTAGTTACGGAGCAGCACCGGGAAACGGTATCTTTTGTAAACAGTGTTCCATCTCCGCTTGGGGAGGTACTAAGAGAGAATCATACCTATGGAGAGCAAGTGGCCCGAATGTATCATGAGTCCGATGCGGTGATCTCTTTTGAGCGGAATGGAGTATTGCAGATGATCAAAGAGCCTAACGGCTTTGCTTTTACGGAGTCCTCCTTTTTTGAAATATTTGATTTCCCGTTGGTAATGGGTTCTATAAAGACGGCATTGAGCGAGCCAAATACAGCTATTATCACTGAAAGGCTAGCAAAAAAGTATTTTGGAGAGCAGGATCCTGTTGGTCAGGTCATTTCATATGACAATTTTCTGCCTTTTACCATCACTGCTGTATTGGAGGATTTTCTTGAAAACACGGATATAAAGCCTGAAATTTTTGTGTCATACAGTACCCTGAAAGATTTTAACCCTTGGCTGGCAAGTGATCATGCCTGGGGAGGAATCAGTTCAGGAATGTACTGCTACACGTTGCTCCGACCTGGAGTGAGTCCTGCTGAAGTAGAGGAAGCTTTGAAGCCCTATGTGAAGCAATTTCGTCCGGAGAGTAAAAATGTCCATCATTATAAATTGCAGGCGCTTTCAGACATCCACTTCAATGGAAAATATGGTGGAGCAATAGAAAAGTCTGATATAGGAATTCTAATTGCCATTGGCATATTTTTACTTCTTACCGCTTGTGTGAATTTTGTGAATCTTGCTACCGCACAGGCACTGAAGAGATCCAAAGAAGTGGGTGTCAGAAAGGTATTGGGAAGCTTTCGAGGACAGTTATTCTGGCAATTTATAGTTGAAACCGCAATTATCTCTACGATTAGTATCCTGATTGCATTTGTAGCCTCCCTAGCATTAGTGCCCTATGTGAATGACTTCTTCAGCGTCCGTATTCCAGACAACTTCTTTGCGGATAGCACACTGCTTCTATTTATTTTCGGTCTGAATATCCTGATTACCCTTCTCGCTGGGTGTTATCCTGCTTTGATTTTGACGGGTTTCAAACCCATACAAGCGCTTAAAGGAAAACTTTCTATGCAACAATTGGGAGGTTTTAATACCCGTCGTTCTTTGATAGTGGCGCAGTTTGCCATATCACAGGTATTGATCATCGGAGTGATCGTGATTATGAACCAACTGCGATTTACCAGACAAGCTGAGCTTGGTTTTGACAAGGAATCTATCCTGATGGTGTCTCTGGGCGATGATTCGCTAAATACCATGAATGTGCTGAAAAATGAATTCTTACGTCTGCCGGGTATCGAAAAAGTATCCCTCTGTTATCAAGCTCCAGCATCTGATAATTCATGGAACAATTCTATACGATTTGGAGCCGACACGGAAGAAGTTAATTTTCTTACCAATATGAAACTGGCTGACTCTGATTACATCCCTACATTTGATCTGGAATTGTTGGCTGGAAGAAACCTTACACCATCAGATACAGTGAGGGAAATGGTGGTCAATGAAGCCATGCTCCAAAGTTTAGGTTTCACTTCATATGAAGAGGCGTTGGGTGAAATGGTCTATGCCAATGGAGGAAACATGAAAGGGCCAATAGTTGGGGTGATTAGAAATTTCCATGACAGATCCCTGCACCAAGGCATTTCTGCTACAATTATCACTACTGCTAGTGGAATGTATTCCAATTTCGCAATCAAGATTAACGGGAATTCTGTTAAGTCAACCTTGGAAGAAATACAACAGCTCTGGGAAGAACAATACCCCAACAAACTCTTCGAATATTCATTTCTGGATGACAACATTGCCCAGTTCTATGAAGCCGAAGACACGCTACTCCGTGGAATTCAGTTCTTTTCTACCATTGCTATTTTTATTGGATGTATGGGGCTTTATGGGTTAATTTCTTTTATGATTTCCCAGAAGACCAAAGAGGTTGGAATACGCAAGGTGATGGGAGGAGGGGTGATGCATATCATCTGGCTATTCGGCCAGGAATTTATACGCCTGATTTTGATAGCATTTCTGATCGCAGCACCGATTGGCTGGTGGTTTATGAATGGTTGGCTTCAGGATTTTGAATTTAAAATCCAACTTGATCTGTGGACCTTTGTCTCGGCAATAGCAGTTTCAATACTTATTGCTGCATTGACTGTTGGATATCAGGTTCTTCGGGTAGCTTATATCAATCCTGTGCTGAGCCTGAAAACAGAGTGA
- a CDS encoding LLM class flavin-dependent oxidoreductase, producing MELGISTFAELTPDPKTGKTLSPVQRMKNLMEEIQLADQVGLDVYAIGEHHRPDFVVSSPATVLAAAAMVTKNIKLSSAVTVLGSEDPVRVFQQFSHVDLLSEGRAEIMAGRGSFIESFPLFGQDLNDYDPIFAEKLDLLLQLNKSEQISWRGKFRPAIANRGVFPRPYQQEIPVWLAVGGTPQSVIRAAEKGLPLALAIIGGSPDRFTYFTDLYRQSWIKAGRNQEDIQIAVHSHGFIGADSQQAADDFYEPYALVMTQLGKERGWSPMNRGQFDAMRAKDGSLVLGNTQEVIEKILMQQEMMGLTRYLLHLSVGTMPHDKLMKAIQLYGDVVAPAIRKALKK from the coding sequence ATGGAATTAGGAATCAGTACTTTCGCAGAACTCACCCCAGACCCAAAGACTGGAAAGACGCTTTCTCCCGTACAACGGATGAAAAATCTAATGGAGGAAATCCAGCTTGCAGACCAGGTAGGCCTTGATGTATATGCTATCGGAGAGCACCATCGACCAGATTTTGTGGTGTCTTCACCCGCTACAGTATTGGCTGCTGCCGCTATGGTCACCAAGAACATCAAACTTTCTTCGGCAGTCACAGTACTGGGATCTGAAGATCCAGTCCGTGTTTTTCAGCAATTTTCCCATGTGGATTTGCTTTCCGAAGGACGTGCTGAGATCATGGCGGGAAGAGGGTCATTTATCGAATCCTTTCCTCTTTTTGGACAAGATCTGAATGACTATGATCCCATTTTTGCCGAGAAACTGGATTTACTCCTTCAACTGAATAAAAGTGAACAAATCAGCTGGAGAGGAAAATTCAGGCCCGCTATCGCCAATAGGGGTGTTTTTCCCAGGCCATACCAACAAGAAATCCCTGTATGGCTGGCAGTAGGAGGTACTCCTCAATCTGTAATCAGGGCAGCAGAAAAAGGCTTACCTCTGGCCTTAGCCATTATAGGTGGGAGTCCTGACCGCTTTACCTATTTCACTGATCTATATAGGCAGTCTTGGATCAAAGCTGGGAGAAACCAAGAAGACATTCAGATTGCCGTTCATTCACACGGTTTTATCGGAGCAGACTCCCAGCAAGCTGCCGATGACTTTTATGAACCCTATGCATTGGTGATGACCCAATTGGGAAAAGAGCGGGGTTGGTCTCCGATGAATAGAGGTCAATTTGACGCAATGAGAGCAAAAGATGGATCACTTGTCCTGGGTAATACACAGGAAGTCATAGAAAAAATTCTGATGCAGCAGGAGATGATGGGCTTGACGCGCTATTTGCTTCACTTGAGTGTGGGAACTATGCCGCACGACAAGCTGATGAAAGCCATTCAACTATATGGGGATGTGGTCGCTCCGGCAATCAGAAAAGCACTGAAAAAATAG
- a CDS encoding alpha/beta hydrolase has product MLKKTFQLLVVVLVSFTIQSNAQNVSNKDKLLSSYQTITVTKDIPYREGASDAWKLDLAMPSNFGSELRPALVIVHGGGWAGGSKSVDVYQKMMVEYAGKGYVTINVEYRLTGEAGFPACIEDVKNAVRWLRAHAGELQVDPERIGTYGHSAGAHLALMLGMTSEKDGLEGDGSFSEFSSHVNVVAAGSPPTELGRDVPMAKSVWWPIGYISAEHPPLFLIQGTEDPVVKPELTRDFVDKMKQAGAEIKYLEVEGGHDVAYSSQLKVTDPAISEFFEMHLKP; this is encoded by the coding sequence ATGCTTAAAAAAACATTTCAACTCTTAGTAGTGGTGCTTGTAAGCTTCACAATCCAATCAAATGCCCAAAATGTAAGTAACAAGGACAAGCTACTTTCATCCTATCAAACAATAACTGTCACAAAGGATATTCCTTACCGTGAAGGAGCTAGTGATGCTTGGAAACTGGATTTAGCAATGCCATCTAACTTTGGATCAGAGCTTCGTCCTGCCTTGGTAATTGTGCATGGTGGTGGTTGGGCTGGTGGATCTAAATCCGTGGATGTTTACCAAAAAATGATGGTGGAATATGCCGGGAAAGGCTATGTGACAATCAATGTGGAATATAGGCTCACCGGAGAGGCAGGGTTTCCCGCCTGTATAGAAGATGTGAAAAATGCCGTGAGATGGCTCAGGGCTCATGCCGGAGAGCTTCAGGTAGATCCTGAGCGGATCGGCACATATGGACATTCTGCAGGAGCACATCTAGCACTTATGCTGGGGATGACTTCGGAAAAAGATGGCTTGGAAGGAGATGGTAGTTTTAGTGAATTCTCCAGCCATGTAAATGTAGTGGCAGCTGGATCACCTCCGACTGAACTGGGACGGGATGTCCCTATGGCAAAATCTGTTTGGTGGCCTATCGGTTATATCTCTGCGGAACACCCCCCGCTCTTTTTGATTCAAGGTACAGAAGACCCTGTAGTGAAGCCTGAACTTACCCGGGATTTTGTAGATAAAATGAAACAAGCGGGCGCGGAAATAAAGTACCTGGAAGTGGAAGGAGGACATGATGTGGCGTATTCCAGCCAGTTGAAAGTAACTGATCCGGCAATTTCAGAGTTCTTTGAGATGCACCTCAAGCCTTGA
- a CDS encoding alpha/beta hydrolase, producing the protein MPFLKHDNGNEKVRIFYQDYGQGDPVILIHGWPLSHQAWEGQIATLIEAGYRVIAYDRRGFGKSSQPLEGYDYSTLATDLRELILHLDLNNVTLVGFSMGGGEVVRYFTDYEGDRVTKAALIASIIPLVAQKDDNPDGVPQKNLDEIMGALKNDRIGFLKGFHENFYNFDELKGEISQASLDYDFSIASHASPIATIKAAEAWATTDFRSELKNLDVPTLIVHGDADNIVPFQTSAQQAAQGIATNEYHLIKDAPHGLTLTHRDELDKLILEFLKK; encoded by the coding sequence ATGCCATTTTTAAAACACGACAACGGAAACGAAAAAGTAAGAATCTTTTACCAAGATTACGGACAAGGAGATCCTGTCATATTGATTCATGGTTGGCCACTGAGTCACCAAGCATGGGAAGGTCAGATCGCCACCTTGATAGAGGCTGGCTACCGTGTGATTGCATACGATAGACGGGGATTTGGCAAATCATCCCAGCCGTTGGAAGGTTACGACTATAGCACGTTAGCAACGGATCTTAGGGAATTGATTTTACATCTCGATCTGAACAATGTGACACTCGTAGGCTTTAGCATGGGAGGGGGAGAAGTAGTGCGATATTTTACTGATTACGAAGGAGACAGAGTTACAAAGGCCGCACTGATCGCTTCGATTATCCCATTAGTGGCCCAAAAAGATGACAATCCTGATGGAGTCCCTCAGAAAAACTTAGATGAGATTATGGGAGCATTGAAAAATGACCGCATTGGTTTTCTAAAGGGATTCCATGAAAACTTCTACAATTTCGATGAACTGAAAGGCGAGATATCGCAAGCAAGTTTGGATTACGACTTTTCTATTGCCAGTCATGCATCCCCAATCGCCACAATTAAAGCCGCAGAAGCATGGGCTACTACGGATTTTAGATCAGAACTGAAAAATCTAGATGTTCCCACGCTGATCGTCCATGGAGATGCTGATAATATTGTGCCTTTCCAGACTTCAGCCCAGCAGGCAGCACAAGGAATCGCCACAAATGAGTATCATCTCATTAAAGATGCTCCGCATGGTTTGACACTCACCCATAGAGATGAACTGGACAAGTTAATCTTGGAGTTTTTGAAGAAGTAA
- a CDS encoding family 43 glycosylhydrolase: MFSNEFFKNGESSSHVRLLGLFIFFSILAINLQNVHAQRRIPDDSKGLIAHDPVMIKQDSLYYLFLTHGGIAKSTDMENWTRIEPAPRNLEWVTDDIVPGYRGGFWAPDIQYYNGLYYLYYSPSAFGKNTSAIGVMTSKTLHQDSPDYKWEDHGMIVQSIPGRDFWNAIDANVIFVKEDSGETVGWLSFGSFWGGLKLVKLAPDMKSLAEPQEWYGVAQQERTFGRPDTNGGNGAIEAPFIYHRDGYYYLFASTDYCCRGLESTYKTIVGRSKDVRGPYLDKSEKAMYAGGGELLVGETDQYAAVGHCSVYDFDGKTYFVAHGYDKEDEGKSKLFLKEIQWDAEGWPSLIF, encoded by the coding sequence ATGTTTAGTAATGAATTTTTCAAAAATGGAGAAAGCAGCTCCCATGTAAGGTTGCTAGGATTATTCATCTTCTTTAGCATCCTGGCTATAAATCTTCAAAATGTACATGCCCAACGAAGAATACCTGATGATTCGAAGGGATTGATTGCCCATGATCCGGTTATGATCAAGCAGGATAGTCTGTACTATTTATTTCTGACCCACGGAGGAATAGCCAAAAGCACTGATATGGAAAATTGGACTAGAATAGAGCCTGCGCCAAGAAATCTGGAATGGGTAACAGATGACATCGTGCCGGGATACCGGGGCGGATTTTGGGCTCCGGACATCCAATATTACAACGGTTTGTATTATCTATATTATTCCCCTTCTGCCTTTGGTAAAAACACGTCTGCCATTGGTGTAATGACCAGTAAAACTTTGCATCAGGACAGTCCTGACTATAAATGGGAGGATCATGGCATGATCGTGCAGTCCATTCCGGGGAGGGATTTTTGGAATGCCATAGATGCCAATGTTATCTTTGTCAAAGAGGATTCCGGAGAAACAGTAGGGTGGTTGTCTTTCGGATCTTTTTGGGGAGGATTGAAGCTGGTGAAGCTGGCACCGGATATGAAGTCTCTGGCCGAACCGCAAGAGTGGTATGGAGTGGCCCAGCAGGAGCGTACTTTTGGCAGACCGGACACTAACGGTGGAAATGGAGCGATTGAGGCACCATTTATTTATCATAGGGACGGTTATTACTACTTATTCGCATCGACAGATTATTGTTGCCGGGGTTTGGAAAGCACCTATAAAACCATTGTAGGAAGATCCAAAGATGTACGAGGCCCCTATTTGGACAAGAGTGAAAAAGCAATGTACGCAGGAGGCGGAGAATTACTTGTGGGTGAAACAGACCAATATGCTGCCGTGGGACATTGTTCTGTTTATGATTTTGATGGTAAAACCTATTTTGTAGCCCATGGTTATGACAAAGAAGATGAGGGGAAATCCAAACTGTTCCTAAAGGAAATTCAGTGGGATGCTGAAGGCTGGCCTTCCCTCATATTTTAA
- a CDS encoding DinB family protein, producing MKSQPEVWLRGPIPEYPAALQPVAHAILQAQEEIHGLMKGFPSYLLWEKPVGLASPAFHLRHIAGVLDRMATYAKAEALNEAQFAYLKSEGVPKSELSTEELLKDLDQCIAEFLKLLSLTDPDTLADYRGVGRAQLPSTVGGLLFHAAEHMQRHYGQLLVTVKVLQVK from the coding sequence ATGAAATCTCAACCTGAAGTTTGGCTAAGAGGCCCGATACCTGAATATCCTGCTGCATTACAACCCGTTGCCCATGCTATTCTCCAAGCTCAGGAGGAAATTCATGGGTTGATGAAGGGCTTTCCTTCTTATTTACTTTGGGAAAAACCTGTGGGCTTGGCTTCCCCGGCCTTTCACTTGCGGCATATAGCTGGCGTGTTGGATCGTATGGCTACTTATGCTAAAGCAGAGGCACTGAATGAAGCTCAGTTTGCCTACCTGAAAAGTGAAGGTGTACCAAAGTCAGAACTTAGTACAGAGGAGTTGTTGAAGGATTTGGATCAGTGCATTGCTGAATTTTTGAAATTGCTGTCACTTACTGATCCTGATACCTTAGCTGATTATAGAGGAGTGGGCAGAGCACAACTCCCATCCACTGTGGGAGGGTTATTATTTCATGCTGCAGAGCATATGCAGCGGCATTACGGTCAGCTACTGGTTACTGTGAAGGTCTTGCAGGTAAAATGA
- a CDS encoding DUF2911 domain-containing protein translates to MNFKKSLLATALMAFIGLAAFAQEKASPAKTAEGTVGDAKITINYSSPAVKGRTIWGDLVPMGEVWRAGANEATTFTTTKDIMVEGKALPAGTYSFFVIPGETSSTLIFNKVAKQWGAFDYDSKEDALRVSVPSQQTSSLEERLVYEVKPDSFEIRWEYGKASAKLGS, encoded by the coding sequence ATGAATTTCAAAAAGAGTTTACTGGCAACAGCCCTAATGGCCTTTATAGGATTAGCGGCTTTTGCGCAAGAGAAAGCCAGCCCGGCAAAAACTGCCGAAGGCACAGTTGGCGATGCCAAAATCACCATCAATTATAGTAGCCCTGCGGTGAAAGGCCGCACGATATGGGGTGATTTGGTTCCTATGGGAGAAGTATGGAGAGCTGGTGCCAATGAGGCCACCACGTTTACCACTACTAAGGACATTATGGTGGAAGGCAAAGCTTTGCCTGCAGGTACTTATAGCTTTTTCGTGATCCCTGGTGAGACTTCTTCTACTTTGATTTTCAACAAAGTTGCCAAGCAATGGGGAGCTTTTGATTATGATTCAAAGGAAGATGCATTGAGAGTTTCAGTCCCTTCGCAGCAGACTTCTTCATTGGAGGAGCGTTTAGTCTATGAAGTGAAGCCTGATAGCTTTGAGATCCGTTGGGAATACGGAAAGGCATCGGCTAAATTAGGCTCCTAA
- a CDS encoding PadR family transcriptional regulator: protein MKNFQLGEFEEIVILTVGILNNSAYSVAIKDEIESRLKRTVSMGALHTALNRMEDKGYLKSFSGEVTEERAGRPRRYFEITALGKKAIQYSKDTRDELWNAIPKTIWQSNLAGI, encoded by the coding sequence ATGAAGAACTTTCAGCTAGGTGAGTTTGAAGAAATAGTGATTCTCACTGTGGGCATCCTGAATAATTCTGCTTACAGCGTTGCCATCAAAGATGAAATTGAATCACGGTTAAAGCGAACAGTAAGTATGGGCGCCTTGCACACCGCCTTAAATAGGATGGAGGACAAGGGCTATTTAAAATCATTTTCTGGTGAGGTGACGGAGGAAAGGGCTGGCAGACCCAGACGGTATTTTGAAATAACAGCCTTGGGGAAAAAAGCTATCCAATATTCCAAAGATACCCGGGATGAACTATGGAACGCAATTCCTAAAACGATTTGGCAGTCTAATCTTGCAGGGATTTAA